Proteins from a single region of Thermotoga maritima MSB8:
- a CDS encoding PLP-dependent aminotransferase family protein — MNLEGKISKIGQNMKSSIIREILKFAADKDAISFGGGVPDPETFPRKELAEIAKEIIEKEYHYTLQYSTTEGDPVLKQQILKLLERMYGITGLDEDNLIFTVGSQQALDLIGKLFLDDESYCVLDDPAYLGAINAFRQYLANFVVVPLEDDGMDLNVLERKLSEFDKNGKIKQVKFIYVVSNFHNPAGVTTSLEKRKALVEIAEKYDLFIVEDDPYGALRYEGETVDPIFKIGGPERVVLLNTFSKVLAPGLRIGMVAGSKEFIRKIVQAKQSADLCSPAITHRLAARYLERYDLLEQLKPTIELYRRKRTVMLNALEEYFSDIPGVKWVKSEGGLFIWLTLPEGFDTWEMFEYAKRKKVFYVPGRVFKVYDEPSPSMRLSFCLPPDEKIVEGIKRLREVVLEYGKEKHLL; from the coding sequence GTGAATCTAGAAGGCAAGATCTCAAAGATAGGCCAAAACATGAAATCCTCCATCATCAGGGAAATTCTCAAATTTGCCGCGGACAAAGACGCCATTTCTTTCGGAGGGGGAGTACCCGATCCTGAGACTTTCCCGAGAAAAGAACTCGCAGAAATCGCAAAGGAAATCATAGAAAAAGAGTACCATTACACTCTTCAGTACTCCACAACAGAAGGAGATCCCGTTCTTAAACAGCAAATTTTGAAGCTTCTGGAGAGGATGTACGGCATCACAGGACTCGACGAAGACAATCTGATATTCACCGTTGGATCCCAGCAGGCGCTGGATCTCATTGGAAAGCTCTTCCTCGACGATGAGAGTTACTGCGTTCTCGATGATCCCGCGTACCTCGGAGCCATAAACGCGTTCAGGCAGTATCTTGCGAACTTCGTTGTGGTCCCGCTCGAAGACGACGGAATGGATCTCAACGTTCTGGAAAGAAAGCTTTCTGAATTCGACAAAAACGGAAAGATAAAACAGGTGAAGTTCATCTACGTTGTTTCAAATTTCCACAACCCAGCGGGAGTCACAACTTCTCTGGAAAAGAGAAAAGCGCTCGTCGAGATCGCAGAGAAGTACGACCTCTTCATAGTGGAAGACGATCCCTACGGTGCTTTGAGGTACGAAGGAGAAACTGTGGATCCCATCTTCAAGATAGGTGGACCAGAAAGAGTGGTTCTTCTCAACACGTTCAGCAAAGTCCTCGCTCCGGGTCTCAGAATAGGAATGGTGGCGGGAAGCAAGGAGTTCATCAGAAAGATCGTTCAGGCGAAGCAGTCAGCGGATCTGTGCAGTCCCGCTATCACTCATCGTCTCGCTGCCCGTTATTTGGAGAGGTACGATCTTCTCGAGCAGTTGAAACCCACCATCGAACTCTACAGAAGAAAGAGAACGGTGATGCTCAACGCTCTCGAAGAGTACTTCTCCGACATACCAGGCGTGAAATGGGTGAAATCGGAAGGCGGTCTCTTCATCTGGCTCACCCTTCCTGAGGGTTTCGACACCTGGGAGATGTTCGAGTACGCAAAGAGAAAGAAGGTGTTTTACGTTCCTGGAAGGGTTTTCAAAGTGTACGACGAGCCGAGTCCCTCTATGAGGCTTTCCTTCTGTCTGCCGCCGGATGAAAAGATCGTTGAAGGGATCAAAAGGCTCAGGGAAGTTGTCCTCGAGTACGGCAAGGAAAAACACCTTCTGTGA